DNA from Acidimicrobiales bacterium:
ACCCTGCCTGCACCGAACGACCGTGACGGCCGGTCGGCGCCTTTGAAGGGTGTCCCCTGGACAGCTCGCTCGTTCACCATCCCTCTCTCGAACAGTCGCTAGGAGGGAAGCATTCCCCCGTCGACGTTTTCGAGGCCGCCGTCGTTCTGGATGGCCTTCCAGATGCGGACACGGACCATCTCGGGCACCTGGTCGCGGCACTTGCGGGCGATCACCAGGCGCAGCTCGGCCTCGAAGTCGAAGGCCTCCAGGCAGGGCAGGCACTCGTCGAGGTGGCGCTGGACGTCGGCCATGCTGGCGCCGTCGAGCTCGCCGTCCAGGAAGTGGTAGAGGCGCTCGACGGCGTCGGCACATCTGTGGTGGGCGCTCTGGTCCATCAGTCACGCTCTCCCACGAGGCCGCGTTCCATTCCGAAGTCGAACAACGCCTTCTGCAGCGCCCTTCTTCCCCGGTGCAGGCGGCTCATCACGGTGCCGATCGGGACGTCGGTCATCTCTGCGATCTCCTTGTAGGAGAAGCCCTCCACGTCGGCGAGGAGGACGGCCATCCGGAACTGCTCGGGCAGCGACTCCAAGGCGGCCTTCACCTCGTCGTCGGTGAAACGCTCGAGCACCTCCTCCTCGGCGCTGCGCCCGGCCGCCGCCGCCTCGAGGCCGCCGAGGCGGTGGTACAGGTACAGGTCCTCGACGTCCTCCACGTC
Protein-coding regions in this window:
- a CDS encoding sigma-70 family RNA polymerase sigma factor, with translation MATQATFADQAMDHMGSLYGAALRMTRNPADAEDLLQETYLKAYRSFGTFQEGTNLKAWLYRILTNTFINSYRAKKRRPELTDVEDVEDLYLYHRLGGLEAAAAGRSAEEEVLERFTDDEVKAALESLPEQFRMAVLLADVEGFSYKEIAEMTDVPIGTVMSRLHRGRRALQKALFDFGMERGLVGERD
- the rsrA gene encoding mycothiol system anti-sigma-R factor, whose translation is MDQSAHHRCADAVERLYHFLDGELDGASMADVQRHLDECLPCLEAFDFEAELRLVIARKCRDQVPEMVRVRIWKAIQNDGGLENVDGGMLPS